In Campylobacter sp. 2014D-0216, the following proteins share a genomic window:
- a CDS encoding cupin domain-containing protein — MKFRTQKYEVISWEQEIQNGINISKKIENDYAKEICINMSKDSFMKDHKAPFDITIHVLKGSIDFGVLNQQILLKTLDSISLKANEVHNLLALEDSIVRLTLYKQDSLKRVEAVLKS, encoded by the coding sequence GTGAAATTTAGAACACAAAAATACGAAGTTATTTCTTGGGAACAAGAAATACAAAATGGCATAAATATATCTAAGAAAATAGAGAATGATTATGCTAAAGAAATCTGCATTAATATGTCAAAAGACAGCTTTATGAAAGATCATAAAGCACCTTTTGATATCACTATACATGTTTTAAAAGGCTCTATTGACTTTGGAGTTTTAAATCAGCAAATCTTACTAAAAACGTTAGACAGTATAAGTTTAAAGGCTAATGAAGTTCATAATCTTTTGGCATTGGAAGATTCTATCGTCCGTTTAACTTTATATAAACAAGATAGTCTAAAACGTGTCGAAGCGGTTTTAAAATCTTAA
- the rplS gene encoding 50S ribosomal protein L19: MKNKYIEQFEQKQIEGKNVPEFRAGDTLRLAIRIKEGDKTRIQNFEGICIARRGNGVDETFIVRKIGANNVGVERIFPIYSESLESITVLRRGRVRRARLFYLRDRRGKAARIKELKK; encoded by the coding sequence ATGAAAAATAAATACATTGAGCAATTTGAGCAAAAACAAATTGAAGGTAAAAATGTTCCAGAATTTCGTGCTGGAGATACTTTAAGACTTGCTATTCGCATTAAAGAAGGCGATAAAACAAGAATTCAAAATTTTGAAGGTATTTGTATAGCACGTAGAGGAAATGGCGTAGATGAAACTTTCATCGTTCGCAAAATAGGTGCTAACAATGTAGGCGTTGAAAGAATTTTCCCTATTTATAGTGAAAGTTTAGAAAGTATTACAGTACTAAGAAGAGGTCGTGTACGCCGTGCTAGATTATTCTACTTAAGAGATAGAAGAGGTAAAGCAGCGCGTATTAAAGAACTTAAAAAATAA